CCCTTTCAACGGAGTTAGAAGACATGGTTAAACCACTTATTATGCCAGTTCAAAGTTACCGTATTTCATGTAACGTTGGTAACGACTGTCGACCAGCTGATCAATGGCTCTATTCTCCATCAAATCCAGCTGATCAACCAAAGCCTGTTTCAGCGTTAACGCAGCTTGCTGAGGATTTCTATGAGCGCCACCTAAAGGTTCAGGAATAATTGCATCAATCAATCCTAGTTCTTTCAATCTCTTAGATGTAATCCCGAGTGCTGTCGCAGCATCAGCAGCATTAGCGGCATCTTTCCATAGGATAGAGGCACACCCTTCCGGAGAAATCACTGAATAAGTGCTGTATTCCATCATCATAGTGACGTCGCCAACACCGATTGCCAATGCACCACCAGATCCACCTTCTCCGATAACAGTACAGATAACTGGAACTTTCAATTCAGACATTTCAATCAGATTGCGAGCAATCGCTTCTGACTGACCACGTTCTTCAGCATTAATTCCAGGGTAGGCACCAGGAGTGTCAATAAAGGTTAAGATCGGCAATCCGAAACGCTCAGCCATTTTCATTAATCGAAGGGCTTTACGGTAACCTTCAGGTCTAGGCATACCAAAGTTACGATAGATTTTCTCTTTGGTATCTCTACCTTTTTCTTGACCGATAACCATAACTGCACGGCCATCAATACGCGCTAAACCACCAACAATTGCTGGATCATCAGCAAAAGCTCTATCTCCGTGCAATTCGGTGAAGTCCGAAAAAATTTCTTTAATGTAATCTAACAAGAATGGGCGTTGCGGATGTCTAGCAACTTGAGCAACCTGCACATCAGAAAGTTTACTAAAAATAGACTCTGTCAGACTTCTACTCTTCTCTTCTAGCGCCGTTACTTCATGAATTAAATTCATATCTTTACCATCTAGATGGCGCAACTCATCAATTTTGGCTTCAAGCTCTGCAATAGGTTGTTCAAAATCCAAAAAATCTAACTTCATTCTTTTTCCAAGGTGTCATTTTTAGTTCAAATATAATTCGCGTATTTTAACAAACATTTTGAAGTTAACGTAATTTATCTATGGATAGCTTTAAATAGCTTTTTGCTTAACGTCCTGAATTCCTCGGTAAACATTCAACAAAACTTGGTGGCTTTTACTGAGCTCGAATGCCTTGTTGCCAATAGGTAAATCGGCCAAGTAAGCTTCACCCTCTATATAGCGCCACACTCTATCCACAAGCTCAGCACCAAAAAGTTTTTTCTGCATTTCAAAACTATAGAATTCCATTTCATCGCTAAGCACTATTTCCAAAGCAAATGAAAGTGCTTTGTATAGCACTTTCATGTCTTCATCATCAACGAAATAAAAACAATCCTGTAGTCTTTCTTGGGCTTGTTCATAGTCTTTTACCGCCAACAGACACCACATTTCAAGCTCTACAATTTTAAACTTCTTCCAATAACTATCACCATCTGGCAACAAACCAATGAGATTTGCCACACCTTGATGATCTGAAAAAGCAAGTTCACTTAAGGCATCCAAAGTTTTTTCAAACTGCTGAGTTGAAAAGTTATCCGCAAGATTATCAAGCGCTTCACGCAACTCTCGACCTCTATTCTGATTGTTGTCCACCAACTCTTGTAGTGGGAACACTTCAGACATGCCAGGCACCACGATTCTGCTCGCAGGAACGCCAAAGTGCTCATACTCACCGACATAAACATCACTACCCTCTTGATGTATCGCCTTAACAAGAAAGTCGAACTGCTCCTGCGTCGTACCGCTAAAATCCCACTCGCAGAACTCATAATCGTATTGATCTGAAATAAATTTAGCGTGTATCAACCCGCTTGAATCAATAAAGTGGTTTTCGATATTTTCATCATCAGCAACCAATTGTTCGTCAAATATCGGCGTTTGGAAACCATCAAGATTGGAAAGACTTCGTCCTTGCAAAGATTCAGTCAATGTACGTTCTAGTGCAACTTCAAAAATAGGGTGCGCTCCAAATGATGCAAAACATTGCCCTGAACTCTGATCAAACAATGTAACGTTCATAACTGGATATTTCCCGCCAAGAGAAGCATCTCTAATAGAAACCTCTACGCCCTGCTCGATCAGTTTTTTTCTTGCTTCAACCACTTGTGGGTACTTTAGGACAACATGCTCAGGAACTTCCGGAATGCATAAACTATCTATCAAAATCTTTCTTTTTACCCAGCGTTCAAAAACTTCCGACAACCCTTGTACTTGAGCCTCTACATGCGTATTACCCGCACACAACCCATTACTGGCATAGAGATTACTAAACAAGTTCATTGGGAAATATATGGTTTTCCCTGTCGATACCTGTCTCATAGGTAAACAACGGATAGTGTTGGCACTATCATTCAAACTAAGAAAGTCTGTCGCGGCCATCTCTCCGTAAGGGTCATAGAATTGCCAAAGACTTGGCGTCAAAACATCTTTAAATTTTTTAGGCTCGATCGCTTTTTCATTTGGAAAGTAGAGCCAATCGTGAGTTTTAATTGCTTGGCTACCTAAGAAGAAATCTGAGAAAAAATAGTTAGTTTCCAACCGTTCAAAAAACTCTCCCAAAGCGCTCGCCAAACAGGCTTTTCGACTAGCTCCCTTTCCATTTGTAAAGAGCGCCGGGCAGTTTTTATCACGGATATGTAAAGAATAGATATTTGGAACAGGGTTTAACCATGATGCTTCCTCGATTTCAAAACCAGCTTTTTCTAACAACTGATGCATTTTCAAAATTGAATCTTCAAGACAGGCATCTTTGCCTTTTATATATGTTTGTTCAACCATGACTCTTCTCTCATAACCGTTTGATAATATAAGACTTTTTTATTTCAAAAATAAAAAAAAGCAATTAATGATATAGGAAAACCGAGTAAACTGATAGGGAATTAAGTATGCATTTTATCCCGTGAGGTGTGCTATGTGGAAACATTCTTTGATCATACTTACCTGCTGTCTTAGCTTTTCTGCTCAATCAGATGACAGCATTATGCCAGGAAAAAAACTTCATGATGATGCGAATTGCATGAGGTGCCATGCCAGACTGGGTTATAACACGGACAAAACCATCCGAATGAACATTCATTCTATAAAGGACTTGAAGCGCGCAGTCGACTTCTGTAACCACAATTTGAATGTCGGCTGGTTTGATGATGAAGTCAGCGAAGTTGTTGACTACCTCAATAAGACCTATTACAAGCTTCCCAACTAACCTTTTACAAACCCTCAAATAAAAAATGCAGCGTTAGCTGCATTTTTTATTCTAATCAGGCACTCTGCTTATAGCTTTACCCCTAAAGCTTTTAACTGAGACTTCAACTTTTTCAACTCTTTAGGATTTGCGTTTTCCATGTCTTCAGATAAGCATCCTTCCGCATTTGAAACCGCTTGGTCAATTGCATCCACCAAGAAATAGGTTTTCATTGATTCATTGATTTTCTTCCAATCACGGTTTTTAGCACGCCATAGCTTGTTTAACTCAGGATTTTGCTTAAGCTGAGCTTGAATATAATCAAACAACTTAACTAAATGCGGGATTGATTCTTCTGGCTGATATGGAATCCCCGTGACTTTATCGTAGTAGCTTTGTCTATCAAGAATTGCAATTTCCAATGCAGGAATCATTGGAGAAATACCCGCCATTTTGGCGTCGTTTTCAGCTGTTTTGATACGATCAATCGATAGTACCGGCGCATTGGATTTCCATCGAGAATAAAGCACATACACATTATAGCGATCGATAAAGTTTAACTGCCCCGTACGAAGTGGCATGGCTCTTTTAGCTGGCACGATATAATCCAAACCTTGAGTACGAAGTTTGGTATGGTCTTTACCCCAAATCTGCCAACCAGACTGCCCGGTATCTTGGCCTTCGTTGTTGACGGCGATTGGCTGGCATGAAATGCCGTAATCATGACCTTCTACAAAATCTTGAACAGCAATTTGATAGTCACCGTTGGGTCTGATCTTTCTCACGACACCAACAATATAAGCATCATCTTTGATGTTATTCGCTGGGAAGGCAATCAAAATAGTATCATCCACTTTGAACTGCTGTGCGTATGCAGAAGAAACAGCCGTCAACATGACGGACAGCAAGCTAAACATTAGAATTTTTTTCATGATTTTTCTTCTTTAATTTCTAATTAAAATCAAAACCTTACCAATCATACCTTTCAGGTAAAATTAAGCTCCAAGGCACAATATATGAGGGCATTATAATTTAAGTAATCACTAGAAAGTGTGGATAAACTCTGCAATATCTTATTTGCAAGCCAATATCATTTAGGCTTCTCTGCCACATTATTTCTTAAATACACAGGTAAAGGCACGCTATCCAAAACACTTTTTGCAGATGAAACTCTTTGCTTGGCTATTTCCACTATTGCTTCAGCAGTTGGCAACCTTTCTTCCCATTGATCGAACTTTGCTACCAGGTCAGAAAACTCAGTTGCAATATCTCCTGTGCCTAACAAAACACTCTCTGATTGAATTTTGACCAGTGCATCTGCTTCAGATAACAATTGAGCGGGTTCTGAAATCATTTTTCCCTCTTGCAAAGAGCAAATTTGCAAGTATAACTCTTTCATCCTGGCATCCAAGCACGCCGCTACCTTGCTTTTTGAATAATTTTTCAACATGGGCCATGCAACAGCTTCCAGTGTTGAAATGGAAATTACAGGCTTGTTCCACCCAAAGGCCAACCCTTGAACCACCCCAGCGGCAATACGGATTCCAGTAAATGCCCCAGGTCCTTCACTGAGCGCCAAACAATCCAAATCGTTACCTTCAATTCCCGCTTGTTCAAGCACACTGTCAACCATCTGTAAAACGTGATTGGCATGCGTTTGCGGAGTCATTGCAAAATCAGTATATGATTTGCCGCCACACGTTAAACTGACTGAGCAGGCTTGAGTAGAGGTATCAATTGCAAGGATTTTGGGTTCTTGTGCGTTAGTCATTTGTTCTTTCCGACATATCATTTAACAGTTGCTTTGCCTCAGTGGGTTCGTAGACCCATCTAAACCTTGGCAAACTATTTATTATCGCTTTTCCATAAGGTTTTGTCATAATTCTGGGGTCGCACAGCACCAAAACCCCTTTGTCTTCTGTTGAACGGATCAGCCTACCTGTTCCTTGCTTCAAAGCAATAATAGCCTCGGGAATCTGAAATGCATAAAATGCATTCAGCCCTTGCTGCTTAAGGGCGGTTTCTCTTGCTTGAACCACAGGATCATCTGGTGGAATAAAGGGAATCCTATCAATCATTACCAGTTTAAGATCATCCCCTTTCACATCAACACCTTCCCAAAAGCTACTTGTACCTAGTAAGATTGATCGCTCTGATTTTCGGAATTGAAGTAGTAAATCATGCTTTGGCGCATCACCTTGCACAAACAAACTACCATCCCAATGATCTTTCAAAATTGAATTGGCTTCCATCAAAGCCCGGTGACTGGTAAATAAAAGAAATGCATTTCCTTCACTGGCTTGCAGAAGCGGCCATATTGCTCTTAGGCATATCTTGATATAGTCAGGGGATTTGGGGTCAGGTAAACCAACAGGATGGTAGATCAACCCTTGTTTTAAATAATCAAACGGGCTGTCCCACTGTAGTGCTCGCCCATCTTCAAGCCCTAATCGTCTTGAAAAATAATCGAACTGACCATTTACACTTAAGGTTGCCGAAGTAAAAATCCAAGCGCCACCTAAAATATCTCTTTGCTTGCTAAAAGGTTCAGACACACTCATCGGCGTAAAGTTCAGCCTAAAACGTGCCTGCGAAGAATCAACCCAACGCACTTCATTTTGTGAGTTTGAGGTTAACCAACGCCTCAATTGATCTGCCATATCCTGAGCACGCTTTTGAACAGCTGCAATTGACTTGCCTCTATCAAGGAAAGGCTTGAGGCCCTCCTCTATCTTTTTAAGGCAATCAAGAATCGCGTCCAAGCCATCTATTGATTTGGCGTGTGCCGAAAAACTTTCCCAATTCCAACGTTTTTCCCATTTACCGAGTATTTCATTAAACTGCTGCACTGAGAGCTCTAACTGCTTGGCTGCATCCAACATGTCTGCCGATTCTTTTGCCTCTTGAACAACAGCATTCCGCATATCTCTAGCCAGTTCATCAAACTGTCCCCTGGACAAGGTAAAGCCAAGAAATTGTGCTGCAATATCAGGTAGCTGATGTGCTTCATCAAAAATATAAACATCAGCCTCTGGAAGTAACTCACCGAAGCCATTTTCTCTTAATGCCAAATCCGCACAAAACAGGTGGTGATTGACTATCAAGACATCTGACTCAACAGCGTCTTGCTTCACTTTAGGATAAAAACAATCTGAGTCAGCATGACAACCATTTGCCTGACAAAACTCTAATCTGGCGCACACCTTATGCCATATAGGATCGTTTTCATCAAGAGTGTTTAATTCTGCTTTATCACCAGCATGCGTTTTCTCCATCCAGTCATGAATTAGAGATAGTTTCTGCCAGACAGAACGTGTATTTTGTTCTGTTGTTTCGGCAATCTCAAGCCGTTGCGGGCAAAGATAGTTTTCTCGACCTTTCAAAAGCTTAACTGAGCCCTTAAAGCCACACAATTGTTTGATTAATGGAATATCTTTTGAAAGTAGTTGTTCTTGCAAATTCTTGGTTGCGGTCGAAATAATGACCTTTTTACCGGAAAGCAAAGCGGGAATGAGATAGGCGAAGGTTTTTCCTGTCCCTGTCCCTGCTTCCGCCAACAAAACACTTTTTTCTTCAATGGACTTCGCGACCTCTAAAGACATTTCTAGCTGAGAAGATCGCACTTCAAAATCTGTAATCAACCGCTTAAGCTTAGCGTCGTTTGTTAGCAGATCTTGAGTTTCTGTTATTAAAGACAAAATTTAGTCTAGCCTTTCATGAAGAGGTTTAGTGTTCCGTTTTTACAGACCGTAGACGAGATTATGACTTGTGGACGAAACGAAAATCATTATTTTCGCCGAATTCTAATAAAAAACCTACGCTAAAACTAGACATTTCGTTGAAAATCGGTAAAATTCCCACTTTCAAATTTGAAAGTCTTGAAGAAGACACTAAACTTAAAAATTGGATATCTAGTTATGAAAATTTTATCATCATTAAAATCAGCAAAAACACGTCATAAAGACTGCCAAGTCGTTAGACGTCGTGGAAAGGTTTATGTTATCAACAAAACCAACCCACGTTTCAAAGCACGTCAGCGCTAATTTAAAAGCATGGCGAATAAAAAAGGCACCTGATCAGTGCCTTTTTTTATACCTGTCGTTCAGGGTTATACCCCCAACCTGGCAGATTTTATGCAAAATACTTTTCCTCGACCTTTTTGATGGTCTCGACGATTAAAGCAGTATCGACCTTCCCTACAAAAAAGTCAGCCCCCATCGAAAGTACTTCTCGGCTATTGTTTTCACTGGTCATAGAGGTATGAACAATAATCGGTAGCGCACTTGTCTTTTTATTTTGGCGGATTTCTTTAATCACTGTGTGCCCTGAAGCAACTGGCATCTCCAGGTCGGTAAAAACCATTGAAACACTGCTCGTATCTTCAAGACTATCCAAGTAGTTCAACAACAACCTACCATTATCAAACGATTGATATTTCAACCCTAACTGCTCAAACACCATGCCCATGTATTTTTGTATTGCCTTGCTGTCCTCAGCAAAGAGAATGGTTCTCTCTTTAACTTGATCACAAAAATCATAACTTTCATTACCCACCGATTTTGCTGAAGAAAAGATTTTTTCAGCCATAGTAGGCATAGCTTCAATTAGTAGCTTTTCAATATCTAGGATGAAGCAAAGCTTGTCACTGTTTTCGAGGTAGGTGTGGTTGATTACTTGATTGGTATTTACATTGATATTGTAGTTTGATGCTGGCTTGATATCTGACCAGTTCTTTTCTTCAACACCATGAATGTGGGCGACCCTCAATCCAACAAAATTATGACTGAAATCAGATACGATAATGATGGACTTTTCTTTTTCTTCCTCGGTCATATCAAAGCCCATCCATTTCGGCAAATCAATAACAGGAAGGTAGACGCCCCGTAATTCAACCATTCCTTCTATCAAAGGATTGGCTTCAGGCATTTCAGAGACTTCAAAGGCGCGTCCCTCAAGGACTTCTCTAACTTTAAATACATTCATTCCATAATAAGGTGGCTCATACCCTTCTCTTGGGAACTGAACTTGGAAAACCATCAGGCTCAGCTGATTGTTCTTACTAAGCTGAGCCGTTTTTTCAACTTGTTCTAGTGTTGTACTCATGTCCTTCCACCTTTGGAAATCATATTCAAACCAAATATAAATATTAGATTAACAAAAATTACGTAAGGCGCAAGCAATATCAAATGCTTCCGTTCTCCAAAAGGGATTTTATTGGCTTAAAACTTTGCCGATATCCATCAATCAAACCGTGCATTTCAATTGCTTCCAAATGCATTTTTGTCGGATACCCTTTATGCCTGGCATAACCATATTGAGGGTACATTTTATCCAACTCAATCATCTCTTCATCACGTGCAACTTTGGCCAATATCGAAGCCGCACTGATTGAGGGAACTTTAGCATCCCCTTTTACCACCGCTTCACATGCATAGTCGATTTTCGGACATCTATTCCCGTCAACCAGAACTTTATCGAAGTCCAGCTTCAAGCCATCTACAGCTCTCTTCATTGCCAACATCGTGGCATGGAGAATATTCAACTCGTCAATTTCATCAGGTGATGCAGAGGCAATCACATAATCCAGGGCAACTGATTTAATTTCATCAGACAACAGTCTAAGTTTTTGCTCACTAAGTTTTTTGGAGTCGACTAGTCGCAAATTGCAGTCTGCCGGCAAAATAACTGCCGCCGCAACCACATTTCCAACGAGAGGGCCTCTTCCAACTTCATCAACGCCCACCAAACGTTCAACAGGTAAGTCAAGCTGGTAATCCAAGTCCATCAACATCACCTTATCTTTTTAAGTCGGCCCAAGACTCAATAGCATCCGCTGCCAGTTCAGATGCATTCTGCTTGAGTTGTTTATACTGTTGCTCAAAAGCTTCAATTTGCTGCTGTCTCAACTCTGGTGTAGAGATTAAAACGCCTAATGCATGGGCTATTTTTTCAGGCGTCGCATCTTGTTGTATTAATTCAGGAACGATAGACCTTTGTGCCAAAATATTTGGCAAACCTATCCATTGAGTGGTTGCCAAAGACTTCATTATCCAATAAGAAATTTGATGTAACTTGATTGCCAAGACCAATGGTTTCTTGTGTAGCGCGACTTCCAATGTCGCCGTACCAGAGGTAACAATAAGTTGATTTGAGGCGGCAATAACTTTATCTGACTGACGATCAAATAGGTGAACATTCAATTCCTTGCCATACTTGTCGACAGCTTCTTGAATGCGTTGTCTTGCTTTGTCATGCACACAAGGAACAATAAATATCATATCCGGATAGATTTTCGCAAGGATCACCGCAGCCTTAACATAAACTTCAGCCATCATATTGATTTCAGACATTCTTGAACCAGGCATAAGCCCAGTTATATTTGCCTCTAAGGGCAAACGAAGTGTATTTCTAGCATCCTGCACATCAGATGTTTCGGGAATCTGATTCGCTAACGGATGTCCTACAAACTTTACTGGAATATCATATTTATCATAGTAAGGAATTTCAAAAGGAAACAAAACCAGCACGCCGTCTACTTGGTGCTTAATTTTGTTTAAGCGCTTTTCTCGCCATGCCCAAACCGATGGACCTACATAATGTACAGATGTTATCCCAGACTTTTTCAGGGTTTCTTCAACTTTAAAATTAAAGTCTGGCGCATCAATACCAATAAACACATTTGGCTTTAATTGTAAGAGAGTTTGAATAATCTCTTTACGAATTTTAAGCAGTTCTGGCAAGTGCTTGAGGACCTCAGAAAACCCCATCACAGAAAGTTTTTCCATTGGATACAGGCTTTCAAAGCCTTCCGCGATCATTCTTGGACCACCGATACCAATAAACCTAGCACCAGAATAACGGCGCTTAAGGGATTTTATTAACCCTGCCGCCAATAAATCTCCCGAAGCTTCGCCTGCAATCATTGCAAAAACAGGCTTTTCGGCTTCAGTCATAATATTATCTGACGATTCCACGAGAAGAGTTTTTGAGGAAT
This portion of the Hydrogenovibrio marinus genome encodes:
- a CDS encoding acetyl-CoA carboxylase carboxyltransferase subunit alpha, encoding MKLDFLDFEQPIAELEAKIDELRHLDGKDMNLIHEVTALEEKSRSLTESIFSKLSDVQVAQVARHPQRPFLLDYIKEIFSDFTELHGDRAFADDPAIVGGLARIDGRAVMVIGQEKGRDTKEKIYRNFGMPRPEGYRKALRLMKMAERFGLPILTFIDTPGAYPGINAEERGQSEAIARNLIEMSELKVPVICTVIGEGGSGGALAIGVGDVTMMMEYSTYSVISPEGCASILWKDAANAADAATALGITSKRLKELGLIDAIIPEPLGGAHRNPQQAALTLKQALVDQLDLMENRAIDQLVDSRYQRYMKYGNFELA
- the ycaO gene encoding 30S ribosomal protein S12 methylthiotransferase accessory factor YcaO → MVEQTYIKGKDACLEDSILKMHQLLEKAGFEIEEASWLNPVPNIYSLHIRDKNCPALFTNGKGASRKACLASALGEFFERLETNYFFSDFFLGSQAIKTHDWLYFPNEKAIEPKKFKDVLTPSLWQFYDPYGEMAATDFLSLNDSANTIRCLPMRQVSTGKTIYFPMNLFSNLYASNGLCAGNTHVEAQVQGLSEVFERWVKRKILIDSLCIPEVPEHVVLKYPQVVEARKKLIEQGVEVSIRDASLGGKYPVMNVTLFDQSSGQCFASFGAHPIFEVALERTLTESLQGRSLSNLDGFQTPIFDEQLVADDENIENHFIDSSGLIHAKFISDQYDYEFCEWDFSGTTQEQFDFLVKAIHQEGSDVYVGEYEHFGVPASRIVVPGMSEVFPLQELVDNNQNRGRELREALDNLADNFSTQQFEKTLDALSELAFSDHQGVANLIGLLPDGDSYWKKFKIVELEMWCLLAVKDYEQAQERLQDCFYFVDDEDMKVLYKALSFALEIVLSDEMEFYSFEMQKKLFGAELVDRVWRYIEGEAYLADLPIGNKAFELSKSHQVLLNVYRGIQDVKQKAI
- the tsaB gene encoding tRNA (adenosine(37)-N6)-threonylcarbamoyltransferase complex dimerization subunit type 1 TsaB, with amino-acid sequence MTNAQEPKILAIDTSTQACSVSLTCGGKSYTDFAMTPQTHANHVLQMVDSVLEQAGIEGNDLDCLALSEGPGAFTGIRIAAGVVQGLAFGWNKPVISISTLEAVAWPMLKNYSKSKVAACLDARMKELYLQICSLQEGKMISEPAQLLSEADALVKIQSESVLLGTGDIATEFSDLVAKFDQWEERLPTAEAIVEIAKQRVSSAKSVLDSVPLPVYLRNNVAEKPK
- a CDS encoding ATP-dependent DNA helicase, whose amino-acid sequence is MSLITETQDLLTNDAKLKRLITDFEVRSSQLEMSLEVAKSIEEKSVLLAEAGTGTGKTFAYLIPALLSGKKVIISTATKNLQEQLLSKDIPLIKQLCGFKGSVKLLKGRENYLCPQRLEIAETTEQNTRSVWQKLSLIHDWMEKTHAGDKAELNTLDENDPIWHKVCARLEFCQANGCHADSDCFYPKVKQDAVESDVLIVNHHLFCADLALRENGFGELLPEADVYIFDEAHQLPDIAAQFLGFTLSRGQFDELARDMRNAVVQEAKESADMLDAAKQLELSVQQFNEILGKWEKRWNWESFSAHAKSIDGLDAILDCLKKIEEGLKPFLDRGKSIAAVQKRAQDMADQLRRWLTSNSQNEVRWVDSSQARFRLNFTPMSVSEPFSKQRDILGGAWIFTSATLSVNGQFDYFSRRLGLEDGRALQWDSPFDYLKQGLIYHPVGLPDPKSPDYIKICLRAIWPLLQASEGNAFLLFTSHRALMEANSILKDHWDGSLFVQGDAPKHDLLLQFRKSERSILLGTSSFWEGVDVKGDDLKLVMIDRIPFIPPDDPVVQARETALKQQGLNAFYAFQIPEAIIALKQGTGRLIRSTEDKGVLVLCDPRIMTKPYGKAIINSLPRFRWVYEPTEAKQLLNDMSERTND
- the ykgO gene encoding type B 50S ribosomal protein L36 gives rise to the protein MKILSSLKSAKTRHKDCQVVRRRGKVYVINKTNPRFKARQR
- a CDS encoding chemotaxis protein CheV, which encodes MSTTLEQVEKTAQLSKNNQLSLMVFQVQFPREGYEPPYYGMNVFKVREVLEGRAFEVSEMPEANPLIEGMVELRGVYLPVIDLPKWMGFDMTEEEKEKSIIIVSDFSHNFVGLRVAHIHGVEEKNWSDIKPASNYNINVNTNQVINHTYLENSDKLCFILDIEKLLIEAMPTMAEKIFSSAKSVGNESYDFCDQVKERTILFAEDSKAIQKYMGMVFEQLGLKYQSFDNGRLLLNYLDSLEDTSSVSMVFTDLEMPVASGHTVIKEIRQNKKTSALPIIVHTSMTSENNSREVLSMGADFFVGKVDTALIVETIKKVEEKYFA
- the rnhB gene encoding ribonuclease HII; the encoded protein is MLMDLDYQLDLPVERLVGVDEVGRGPLVGNVVAAAVILPADCNLRLVDSKKLSEQKLRLLSDEIKSVALDYVIASASPDEIDELNILHATMLAMKRAVDGLKLDFDKVLVDGNRCPKIDYACEAVVKGDAKVPSISAASILAKVARDEEMIELDKMYPQYGYARHKGYPTKMHLEAIEMHGLIDGYRQSFKPIKSLLENGSI
- the lpxB gene encoding lipid-A-disaccharide synthase, with product MTEAEKPVFAMIAGEASGDLLAAGLIKSLKRRYSGARFIGIGGPRMIAEGFESLYPMEKLSVMGFSEVLKHLPELLKIRKEIIQTLLQLKPNVFIGIDAPDFNFKVEETLKKSGITSVHYVGPSVWAWREKRLNKIKHQVDGVLVLFPFEIPYYDKYDIPVKFVGHPLANQIPETSDVQDARNTLRLPLEANITGLMPGSRMSEINMMAEVYVKAAVILAKIYPDMIFIVPCVHDKARQRIQEAVDKYGKELNVHLFDRQSDKVIAASNQLIVTSGTATLEVALHKKPLVLAIKLHQISYWIMKSLATTQWIGLPNILAQRSIVPELIQQDATPEKIAHALGVLISTPELRQQQIEAFEQQYKQLKQNASELAADAIESWADLKR